One part of the Halostagnicola larsenii XH-48 genome encodes these proteins:
- a CDS encoding glycoside hydrolase family 31 protein, with protein sequence MKYGAMRTDSSGLFVETDDGVVLRLQVVDSRIVRVAVGDEPITSPETNSPMIVEQSSSDVEWSVTENETMVTLETATLRIELSKATCALTWRDADGTLLVREPAEGGKERAPYDVGENAGENAASPRETLEREGYSTKLTLEFDDDEAIYGLGQHDDGIANYRGTDQYLYQHNTKVSMPVIASTRGYGILFDTYSLSTFHDDRHGSYFWSECVDELDFYFVYGPELDAVVSGFRQLTGRATMLPKWSYGYVQSKERYETQAELLEIVDEYRDREIPLDCIVQDWQYWPDSTDDDPDFEAWGGPGGDWGRWGQKSFEPSRFPDPDALTERLHDRNVRLMISIWPNMIVGEDFEEMADNGHLLDDHELSAPDNEVNYYDAFSTDARERYWKQAESGLFSHGVDAWWADSTEPYNPDWGLEHSLEPEQRLEAITSDYKRVFDPGYINAYSLYHARGIYEGQRETTDEKRVLNLTRSGYPGQQRYGAVTWSGDVEATWERFRKQIADGLQFTATGNPKWTLDIGGFFVADNTAEEFYANGDFDAGHEDCGYRELYTRWFQFGAFLPLFRSHGTDTPREVWRFGEPGDRIYDTLVRFDELRYRLLPYIYSLAGWETHNDYTMFRHLAFDFRGDDRVHDIADQFMFGPALLVCPVTEPMYYGPESTPLEGRAKAREVYLPAGTDWYDFWTGERYDGGQTILADAPIEKLPLFVRAGSLLPMGPVVQHTADRIDAPWELRIYPGRDGSFALYEDAGDGYEYEDGEYAITPLRWDDTARELTIDDRAGTFAELVETRDIQPVVVSSGVGTGSDSDEIGSAVTYTGDRITVSTDQ encoded by the coding sequence ATGAAGTACGGAGCGATGCGAACTGATTCGTCGGGCCTGTTCGTCGAAACGGACGATGGCGTAGTACTCCGCCTCCAGGTCGTCGACAGTCGGATAGTCAGAGTCGCCGTCGGCGACGAACCGATTACCAGCCCGGAAACCAACAGTCCGATGATCGTCGAGCAATCGTCGTCGGACGTCGAGTGGTCGGTTACCGAAAACGAGACGATGGTAACGCTCGAGACGGCTACTCTCCGGATCGAGCTCTCGAAAGCCACCTGTGCGCTCACCTGGCGTGACGCCGACGGTACGCTCCTCGTCCGCGAACCCGCCGAAGGTGGGAAAGAACGCGCTCCGTACGATGTCGGTGAGAACGCCGGAGAAAATGCCGCGAGTCCCCGCGAAACCCTCGAGCGGGAGGGGTACTCGACGAAACTCACGCTCGAGTTTGACGACGACGAGGCAATCTACGGACTCGGGCAACACGACGACGGCATCGCGAACTATCGGGGTACCGACCAATACCTCTACCAGCACAACACGAAGGTCTCGATGCCGGTTATCGCCTCCACGCGGGGGTACGGGATCCTCTTCGACACCTACTCGCTGTCGACGTTTCACGACGACCGCCACGGGAGTTACTTCTGGTCCGAATGCGTCGACGAACTCGATTTTTACTTCGTGTACGGGCCGGAACTCGACGCGGTCGTCTCCGGGTTTCGCCAGTTAACCGGGCGAGCGACGATGCTACCGAAGTGGTCCTACGGGTACGTCCAATCGAAAGAGCGCTACGAGACGCAAGCGGAATTGCTCGAGATCGTCGACGAATACCGCGACCGGGAGATTCCGCTCGACTGCATCGTACAGGACTGGCAGTACTGGCCAGATTCCACCGACGACGATCCGGATTTCGAGGCGTGGGGTGGTCCCGGCGGCGACTGGGGGAGATGGGGGCAGAAGTCGTTTGAGCCGTCCCGGTTTCCCGATCCCGACGCGTTGACCGAACGGCTCCACGACAGAAACGTCCGTCTCATGATCTCTATCTGGCCGAATATGATCGTCGGCGAGGATTTCGAGGAGATGGCCGACAACGGCCACCTGCTCGACGATCACGAGCTTTCGGCACCCGATAACGAGGTCAACTACTACGACGCCTTTTCGACGGACGCCAGAGAGCGCTATTGGAAGCAAGCGGAGAGTGGCCTGTTCTCCCACGGCGTCGACGCCTGGTGGGCCGACTCCACGGAACCGTACAATCCCGACTGGGGGCTCGAGCACTCCCTCGAGCCCGAGCAGCGACTCGAAGCGATCACGAGCGACTACAAACGCGTGTTCGACCCGGGCTACATTAACGCCTACTCCCTCTATCACGCCCGCGGGATTTACGAGGGCCAACGCGAAACGACGGACGAAAAGCGCGTGTTGAATCTGACGCGAAGCGGCTATCCGGGCCAACAACGCTACGGCGCGGTCACGTGGTCCGGCGACGTCGAGGCGACTTGGGAGCGGTTCAGGAAACAGATCGCCGACGGGCTCCAGTTTACCGCCACCGGAAACCCGAAGTGGACGCTGGATATCGGGGGGTTCTTCGTCGCGGACAACACTGCCGAGGAGTTCTACGCTAACGGAGATTTCGATGCGGGCCACGAGGATTGCGGCTATCGAGAGCTGTACACGCGATGGTTCCAGTTCGGTGCCTTCCTCCCGCTCTTTCGGTCACACGGCACCGACACGCCGCGTGAAGTGTGGCGGTTCGGCGAACCGGGGGACAGGATCTACGACACGCTCGTCCGATTCGACGAGTTGCGATACCGTCTGCTTCCGTATATCTACTCGCTGGCTGGCTGGGAAACCCACAACGACTACACGATGTTCAGACACCTCGCCTTTGACTTTCGCGGCGACGATCGCGTCCACGATATCGCCGACCAGTTCATGTTCGGGCCGGCGCTTTTGGTCTGTCCCGTCACCGAACCGATGTACTACGGGCCCGAATCGACGCCACTCGAGGGGCGGGCGAAAGCCCGCGAGGTGTATCTCCCGGCCGGGACCGACTGGTACGATTTCTGGACGGGCGAACGGTACGACGGCGGCCAGACGATCCTCGCAGACGCCCCGATCGAAAAACTTCCGCTGTTCGTTCGTGCGGGGAGTCTCCTCCCGATGGGCCCGGTCGTCCAGCACACCGCCGACCGGATCGATGCGCCGTGGGAACTGCGAATCTATCCCGGCCGCGACGGGTCGTTCGCACTCTACGAGGATGCCGGAGACGGCTACGAGTACGAGGACGGCGAGTACGCGATCACACCGCTGCGATGGGACGACACTGCACGGGAACTCACGATCGACGACCGCGCAGGAACGTTTGCGGAGCTCGTCGAGACTCGAGACATACAGCCGGTGGTCGTCAGTTCGGGGGTCGGAACCGGTTCCGATTCTGACGAGATTGGATCGGCTGTTACCTACACCGGCGATAGAATCACCGTCTCCACCGATCAGTAA
- a CDS encoding beta-galactosidase small subunit-related protein — protein MSTDRNRPEERSGEAHLSTSRRTFLAASGIAALGAGSVGNVNALETNDESGPGRIRDLSAYLADPRVFEENREPTHTPTTIPYESVSQAMDSDVPFTELEERFDGSPYFERLDGTWNFAFFERPSALPNSFETFDDWDDISVPRPWQTEGYDERVYTNWQPTWTGYDSALEWDLYPDDDGMVDVPGVGDDGPNPVGVYNRTVSVPENWNGREIFLYFEGVKQAYFVWVDGEYVGFQQGSMTPGEFDITDVVEPGGDHDLTVQIYRWSDGEAMECVDMHKYAGIYRSAYLFSTPPVHIRDFAVRTELDDDYEDATLRVDSELVAYTNADAENTANAEESVGIDESADTGESVDTQAYTIRATLYEPDGRSKTGHWETSTAVTDGGGVATLEAEVTDPAKWSAEDPTLYTLVLELLPAAENGDAEPSEVLLEKVGFRSYEAERGPGGHVTVNGEPVNVRGINRHETDPDTGRTVPLETMREDFELLKQFNLNAVRTSHYPNDPTFYRLADEYGIYVQDEVNCETHWWEGVLSETTAYHDQAVARFRRMILRDRSHASVFSWSTGNEAGTGAEHLNMAALALGGDDPTIPADTESTTRLSGEAVESFDADGIEALAPDRLMSNQPNHGGWDVEYSDMLGPRYIDAETLAKLGAGEDVSDSPRFGDLSSGDGSPGDGERSVVMGEYNHAMGNSLGLIDEMWNDYIQPPVRRVRDRVGDADGVLVGSPTVVAGMDDGGALRLDGNGEYIDIPSIEQMDRRSGVTIEAVVGDVGDIGDDDRMPVISLGRRGEIVVSGDGTVEFTVGHSSATGSIASGEAGLHTLTGVCSDDQLRLYVDGEQIDTADRKRRRFGRSDSSMRVGSDGRSDRFLRGTVERVAVHEGTLSEDEVGAEEPMDDTVLWYDFEDLLRDKSLQGGFIWDWVNQDLNDETDDGEPFQFYHLEGPAGAFCLNGTIWSDRRPQPEMWQLKQCHQPVKVEPRKLSEGELYVTNHHQFTSLDAFEVTWTLSTADTTVREGTLTLETPPSSTEIVSIDGLEHLIWPIPGIEYWLDISVTVPERTSWSDEGHEIAFAQFEIPIDIPDLISNRATDLDKPDRPNEANSQNSVDRQRGPSRPNKPKRSNRLPNSSNRLPPVNAEETNDGIAIIGKEFEYTIDDALGTFTSMRYDGTELITRGPLLNFWRAPIMNELQDWGPHPAPNWYDLGLDDIQYEVDDITMMEERHTPVLEVDGRALGAVDGAPAGFETTYRYHVFGTGAVRVDVEASPTDRLVEDAGEWLPKIGLQLEVPREFDRLEWYGRGPEETYPDRKSGVRVGHYEGSVDDQYVPYLPPQDNGNKADTRWAALSDGTTGLAAAGSSPLNVSVAQYENLAEADYQYELRERDSIGFNLDHAVTGVGGTPVPTPEAYRVEPEETEFSVTVCPFGEHRDLSQVRKRDLSGN, from the coding sequence ATGAGCACTGACAGAAATCGACCGGAAGAGCGATCGGGCGAAGCGCACCTTTCGACATCTCGACGGACGTTCCTGGCCGCAAGCGGCATTGCAGCGCTCGGCGCGGGAAGCGTTGGGAATGTCAACGCACTCGAGACGAACGACGAGTCCGGACCGGGCCGGATTCGAGATCTCTCCGCGTATCTTGCGGATCCGCGAGTCTTCGAAGAGAACCGCGAACCGACCCACACGCCGACGACGATTCCCTACGAATCGGTTTCTCAGGCGATGGACTCGGACGTGCCCTTCACCGAACTCGAGGAGCGATTCGACGGCTCGCCGTACTTCGAACGACTCGACGGGACGTGGAACTTCGCGTTCTTCGAGCGGCCGTCAGCCCTCCCGAATTCGTTCGAGACGTTCGACGATTGGGACGACATTTCGGTCCCGCGCCCGTGGCAAACCGAAGGGTACGACGAGCGCGTCTACACGAATTGGCAGCCGACGTGGACCGGGTACGACTCCGCGCTCGAGTGGGACCTGTATCCCGACGACGACGGGATGGTCGACGTTCCCGGAGTCGGCGACGACGGACCGAACCCGGTCGGCGTCTACAATCGAACGGTTTCGGTTCCGGAGAACTGGAACGGACGGGAGATATTTCTGTATTTCGAGGGCGTCAAACAGGCGTACTTCGTCTGGGTCGACGGCGAGTACGTCGGATTTCAGCAGGGATCGATGACACCGGGTGAGTTCGATATCACGGATGTCGTTGAGCCCGGCGGCGACCACGACCTGACCGTCCAGATCTACCGCTGGAGCGACGGCGAGGCTATGGAGTGTGTCGACATGCACAAGTACGCCGGCATCTACCGTAGCGCGTACCTGTTTTCGACGCCGCCGGTTCACATCCGCGATTTCGCGGTCCGAACGGAGCTCGACGACGACTACGAGGACGCGACGCTTCGGGTCGATTCCGAACTCGTGGCGTATACGAACGCGGATGCCGAGAACACTGCGAATGCTGAGGAATCTGTGGGCATCGATGAGTCTGCGGATACGGGGGAGTCTGTAGATACCCAGGCGTACACGATCCGAGCAACCCTCTACGAACCCGACGGACGGTCGAAAACCGGCCATTGGGAGACGTCGACCGCAGTCACCGACGGCGGTGGCGTCGCCACACTCGAGGCCGAGGTGACGGACCCGGCGAAGTGGTCGGCCGAGGATCCGACCCTCTACACGCTGGTTCTCGAGCTGCTTCCGGCGGCCGAGAACGGCGACGCAGAGCCAAGCGAAGTGTTGCTCGAAAAAGTCGGGTTCAGATCCTACGAAGCCGAACGCGGGCCCGGCGGGCACGTTACGGTCAACGGCGAACCGGTCAACGTCCGCGGAATCAACCGCCACGAGACGGATCCGGACACTGGTCGAACGGTCCCGCTCGAGACGATGCGCGAGGATTTCGAACTCCTCAAGCAGTTCAACCTAAACGCCGTTCGAACCTCCCACTACCCGAACGACCCGACGTTTTACCGATTAGCGGATGAGTACGGAATCTACGTCCAAGACGAGGTCAACTGCGAAACTCACTGGTGGGAGGGAGTGCTGTCGGAGACGACGGCGTACCACGATCAGGCCGTCGCGCGCTTCCGGCGCATGATCCTGCGCGATCGCAGTCACGCGTCGGTGTTCTCGTGGTCGACGGGCAACGAAGCCGGCACCGGCGCCGAACACCTGAATATGGCCGCGCTGGCGCTCGGTGGAGACGACCCGACGATCCCTGCCGACACGGAATCGACGACACGGCTGTCCGGCGAAGCCGTCGAATCGTTCGACGCGGACGGAATCGAGGCGCTCGCACCCGACCGACTCATGTCCAATCAGCCGAACCACGGCGGGTGGGACGTCGAGTATAGCGACATGCTCGGGCCGCGTTACATTGACGCGGAGACGCTCGCAAAGCTAGGTGCGGGGGAGGACGTCAGCGACAGTCCCCGATTCGGCGATCTCTCAAGCGGCGACGGTTCGCCCGGCGACGGCGAGCGGTCGGTCGTCATGGGCGAGTACAATCACGCGATGGGCAACAGCCTCGGCCTCATCGACGAGATGTGGAACGACTACATTCAGCCGCCGGTTCGACGGGTTCGAGACCGCGTCGGCGATGCAGATGGCGTGCTCGTCGGCTCGCCGACAGTCGTGGCGGGAATGGACGACGGTGGTGCGCTCAGACTCGATGGGAACGGAGAGTATATCGACATCCCATCGATTGAACAGATGGATCGACGGTCAGGGGTTACCATCGAGGCCGTAGTCGGTGACGTGGGGGACATCGGTGACGACGACCGAATGCCGGTCATCTCGCTCGGAAGACGGGGTGAGATCGTTGTCAGCGGCGACGGCACGGTCGAGTTCACCGTGGGACACAGTTCGGCAACCGGATCGATCGCCAGCGGTGAAGCCGGTCTTCACACGCTGACGGGCGTGTGCTCGGACGACCAGCTCAGGCTCTACGTGGACGGTGAACAGATCGATACCGCCGACCGGAAGCGTCGACGATTCGGACGAAGTGATAGCTCTATGCGCGTCGGCTCCGACGGGCGCAGCGATCGATTCCTGCGCGGGACCGTCGAACGGGTCGCCGTCCACGAAGGTACGCTCTCTGAGGATGAAGTGGGAGCCGAAGAACCAATGGACGACACCGTTCTGTGGTACGATTTCGAGGACCTTCTTCGGGACAAGAGCTTACAGGGCGGGTTCATCTGGGACTGGGTCAACCAGGACCTGAACGACGAAACCGACGACGGCGAACCGTTCCAGTTCTACCACCTCGAGGGACCCGCCGGCGCGTTCTGTCTGAACGGAACGATCTGGTCGGACCGCCGTCCACAACCCGAGATGTGGCAGCTTAAGCAGTGCCACCAGCCGGTAAAAGTCGAGCCACGAAAGCTCTCGGAAGGCGAACTGTACGTGACGAATCACCACCAGTTCACGAGCCTGGATGCCTTCGAGGTTACGTGGACGCTCTCGACTGCCGACACGACAGTTCGTGAGGGGACGCTCACTCTCGAGACGCCCCCATCTTCGACCGAAATCGTCTCGATCGACGGTCTCGAGCACCTAATCTGGCCTATTCCGGGGATCGAATACTGGTTGGATATCTCGGTTACAGTCCCCGAGCGCACTAGCTGGAGCGACGAAGGTCACGAGATCGCGTTCGCTCAGTTCGAAATTCCGATCGACATCCCCGATCTGATTTCGAATAGGGCCACCGATCTCGACAAACCAGATAGACCGAACGAAGCGAACAGTCAAAATAGCGTTGACAGGCAGCGTGGACCTAGCAGACCCAACAAACCAAAGAGATCCAACAGGTTGCCAAATAGCTCCAACAGATTGCCACCGGTCAATGCCGAAGAAACAAACGACGGAATCGCGATCATCGGGAAGGAATTCGAATACACCATCGACGACGCGCTCGGAACGTTCACCTCGATGCGGTACGACGGCACGGAACTCATAACGCGGGGGCCGTTGCTCAACTTCTGGCGCGCCCCGATCATGAACGAACTTCAGGACTGGGGTCCACACCCGGCACCCAACTGGTACGACCTCGGCCTCGACGACATCCAGTACGAGGTCGACGACATCACGATGATGGAAGAGAGACACACGCCCGTCCTCGAGGTCGACGGGCGCGCGCTGGGTGCGGTCGACGGTGCACCCGCTGGCTTCGAGACGACCTATCGCTATCACGTGTTCGGGACCGGCGCGGTACGGGTAGACGTCGAGGCATCCCCGACCGACCGCCTCGTCGAAGACGCCGGCGAGTGGCTGCCGAAAATCGGCCTGCAACTCGAGGTCCCACGGGAGTTCGATCGGCTCGAGTGGTACGGACGCGGCCCCGAGGAGACTTACCCGGATCGAAAGAGCGGCGTTCGAGTCGGCCACTACGAAGGATCGGTAGACGACCAGTACGTTCCGTACCTGCCGCCACAGGACAACGGCAACAAGGCCGACACCCGCTGGGCGGCCCTCTCCGACGGCACTACCGGACTGGCCGCAGCCGGCTCCTCACCGCTGAACGTCAGCGTAGCGCAGTACGAGAACCTCGCCGAAGCCGACTATCAGTACGAACTGCGAGAGCGCGATTCGATCGGCTTCAACCTCGATCACGCGGTGACCGGCGTCGGCGGCACGCCCGTTCCGACGCCCGAAGCGTACAGAGTCGAACCCGAGGAGACCGAATTCTCGGTCACGGTGTGTCCGTTCGGGGAACACCGCGATCTGAGTCAGGTCCGCAAACGGGACCTTTCCGGAAACTAA
- a CDS encoding PQQ-dependent sugar dehydrogenase, which yields MSKQTDERTNSGPESTPSSDPDWWPTTRRRLLQATAVAGGLAAIGDPALAQDTETFELGGETSGWQGVAPEDIEGETNPTLELEEGTTYEITWENLDGQAHNIVIVDDSGEDLERTELMSEQGETQTLEFEASGEMAEYYCEPHAATMRGEISIGDETDDGTEDEVDGASTAFFEPGAEIGLQTLAEGMTAPTDFAVAEGEDDRYYIADQPGQIWVVDGDERQDEPFLDISDRLVELGTFEGSYADPEQAYDERGLLGIEFHPSFVENGRFFVHYSAPPNDETPEGWSHVEVVSEFRAEPGSDQADPDTERVLMEFQKPQYNHDAGPMAFGPDGYLYVPMGDGGGANDDMEGHVEDWYDENAGGNGQDVSENLLGGIHRIDVDHECDDVPYAVPEDNPLVGVDDTLPEYYAWGLRNPFGISFDSEGRLFVSDAGQNLYEEANIIEAGGNYGWNVKEGTHCFSTESPSDPPDECPDTAPDESPYDGQELQDPIVEYPHVYEGESVGITIIGGCVYESDQIPELDGQYIFGDWTSDPAREAPAGRLLAAAEPEDDEETSNGETDDTSGDDDDQEDEVVPRDELWDMTELQVTGTEGGTFPYFVRQFGCDSDGNVYVLANREGVPEGDTGVVMEFVPPGEGDELSVPEDGDDDQNVTDEQESTNESTEDTQDELIEENESDENSSVDNATIENSSENSSE from the coding sequence ATGAGCAAACAGACTGACGAACGAACGAACTCCGGTCCCGAATCTACACCCTCGAGCGACCCTGACTGGTGGCCGACGACGCGACGGCGGCTGTTACAGGCGACCGCAGTCGCGGGCGGCCTCGCCGCAATCGGTGATCCCGCGCTCGCACAGGACACCGAAACGTTCGAACTCGGCGGCGAGACGAGCGGCTGGCAAGGTGTGGCTCCAGAAGACATCGAGGGCGAAACCAACCCAACGCTCGAGCTCGAGGAAGGAACGACGTACGAAATAACGTGGGAGAACCTCGACGGGCAGGCACACAACATCGTCATCGTCGACGACAGCGGCGAGGATCTCGAGCGGACCGAACTCATGAGCGAACAGGGCGAAACGCAGACGCTCGAGTTCGAAGCCTCGGGCGAGATGGCCGAATACTACTGTGAGCCCCACGCGGCGACGATGCGCGGCGAGATTTCGATCGGCGATGAAACCGACGACGGGACCGAGGATGAGGTGGACGGTGCATCGACTGCGTTCTTCGAGCCGGGTGCCGAAATCGGGCTTCAGACGCTCGCAGAGGGGATGACGGCCCCTACCGACTTTGCCGTCGCCGAGGGAGAAGACGATCGCTACTACATCGCGGACCAACCGGGTCAGATCTGGGTCGTCGACGGCGACGAACGGCAGGACGAGCCGTTCTTGGACATCAGTGACCGACTCGTCGAACTCGGAACGTTCGAGGGGTCGTACGCGGATCCGGAGCAGGCCTACGACGAGCGCGGACTGTTGGGAATCGAGTTCCACCCATCGTTCGTCGAGAACGGTCGCTTTTTCGTCCACTACAGCGCGCCGCCGAACGACGAAACGCCGGAGGGATGGAGTCACGTCGAAGTCGTCTCCGAGTTCCGAGCCGAACCCGGTTCGGATCAGGCCGATCCGGACACGGAACGCGTCTTGATGGAGTTTCAGAAGCCACAGTACAACCACGACGCCGGACCGATGGCCTTCGGACCGGACGGCTACCTCTACGTCCCGATGGGTGACGGTGGCGGTGCGAACGACGATATGGAAGGACACGTGGAGGACTGGTACGACGAGAACGCCGGTGGCAATGGCCAGGACGTGAGCGAGAATTTACTCGGCGGTATTCACCGGATCGACGTCGATCACGAGTGCGATGACGTGCCCTACGCCGTCCCGGAGGACAACCCACTGGTCGGCGTGGACGACACCCTTCCCGAGTACTATGCCTGGGGACTTCGCAACCCGTTCGGCATCTCGTTCGACAGCGAGGGCCGACTGTTCGTCTCCGACGCGGGACAGAACCTCTACGAGGAAGCGAACATTATCGAGGCCGGCGGCAACTACGGCTGGAACGTCAAGGAAGGGACCCACTGTTTCAGCACCGAGAGTCCGAGCGACCCGCCCGATGAGTGCCCGGACACCGCCCCCGACGAATCGCCATACGACGGTCAGGAGCTACAGGATCCGATCGTCGAGTACCCCCACGTTTACGAGGGCGAATCGGTTGGAATCACGATCATTGGAGGCTGTGTCTACGAAAGCGACCAGATCCCGGAACTGGACGGGCAGTACATCTTCGGCGACTGGACCTCCGACCCAGCTCGAGAGGCGCCAGCGGGAAGACTCCTCGCGGCCGCCGAACCCGAGGACGACGAGGAGACGAGCAATGGTGAGACGGACGACACGTCCGGCGACGATGACGACCAGGAAGACGAAGTGGTTCCTCGAGACGAACTCTGGGACATGACGGAACTCCAGGTCACGGGAACCGAGGGTGGCACGTTCCCCTACTTCGTTCGGCAGTTCGGCTGCGATTCCGACGGCAACGTCTACGTCCTCGCGAACCGCGAGGGCGTTCCGGAAGGCGATACTGGTGTCGTGATGGAGTTCGTTCCACCGGGTGAGGGCGACGAACTCTCGGTCCCGGAGGACGGCGATGACGACCAGAACGTCACAGACGAGCAAGAATCAACGAACGAATCGACCGAAGATACACAAGACGAACTTATCGAGGAAAACGAAAGCGACGAGAACAGTTCGGTCGATAACGCCACGATCGAAAACTCGAGCGAGAACTCGAGCGAATAG